A stretch of Penaeus vannamei isolate JL-2024 chromosome 18, ASM4276789v1, whole genome shotgun sequence DNA encodes these proteins:
- the LOC138864807 gene encoding uncharacterized protein, whose translation MIVPLQGLLTFERTTTSTPNRFSSFSSKDDIVLLSESADEMQQLLNDLNRGSLKVGLKMNKKKTKVMFNSRDPSEQILVQGEALEVVDKLLERKLKSAQRGMERSMVGINLRDRKRATWIREQTKVEDIIGSIKKKKW comes from the exons ATGATCGTGCCACTGCAAGGTCTCCTCACCTTCGAGAGGACAACCACCTCAACTCCCAACCGCTTCAGTTCCTTCAGTAGCAAGG acgatattgttctccttagtgaatcagcagatgaaatgcagcaattactAAACGATCTAAATAGAggaagtctaaaagtcggacttaagatgaacaagaaaaagactaaggttatgttcaacagcagagacCCATCCGAACAGATACTTGTACAAGgggaagcgctagaggtagtagacaa gttactggagaggaaactaaaaagtgcccagagagggatggaaagatcgatggtGGGAATtaacctgagagatcggaagagggcgacgtggatcagagaacagacgaaggtagaagatataatcgggagcattaaaaagaagaaatggtaa